One window from the genome of Thermaerobacter marianensis DSM 12885 encodes:
- a CDS encoding MerR family transcriptional regulator: protein MAVAERLTGLTQRQIRYYEARGLIRLARSPSGQRLLTARDIRQLRRIRWLLQQGHNVHTMRVLLAAEGAGPWPQQGAPEGAVQGKPQGAVQGTAAGAAPGTAHDPAPRSPAGKRGRGGAAPPAVAGR from the coding sequence ATGGCCGTAGCGGAGCGGCTGACGGGACTGACCCAGCGGCAGATCCGGTACTACGAGGCCCGGGGCCTGATCCGCCTTGCGCGCAGTCCCTCCGGGCAACGCCTGCTGACGGCCAGGGACATCCGGCAGCTGCGTCGCATCCGGTGGCTCTTGCAGCAGGGGCACAACGTCCACACCATGCGGGTCCTGCTGGCCGCCGAGGGCGCAGGGCCGTGGCCGCAGCAGGGCGCCCCGGAAGGCGCGGTGCAAGGCAAGCCGCAGGGGGCGGTGCAGGGTACGGCGGCGGGCGCGGCGCCGGGCACGGCCCACGATCCCGCGCCCCGCAGCCCCGCCGGCAAAAGGGGGCGCGGCGGGGCAGCGCCGCCGGCCGTCGCCGGGCGCTGA
- the glnA gene encoding type I glutamate--ammonia ligase, which translates to MSPDDIKAAIREMNIGTISLQFTDILGTVKHVEIPASQIDKALAGELMFDGSSIEGFVRIEESDMYLRPDPATFVILPWKTREGRRTARLICDVYNPDGTPFEGDPRYVLKRVVAEAAEMGYVMNVGPEPEFFLFERPSAEQGRPVTLDHAGYFDLAPVDKGEEVRAEIVLTLQEMGFEIEAAHHEVAPSQHEIDFKYADAVTTADNIATFRSVVRTIALQHGLHATFMPKPLFGENGSGMHLHQSLFRGDQNAFYDPNTPDRLSEVCKQYIAGIMEHARAITAVTNPLVNSYKRLVPGYEAPVYVAWSYRNRSPMIRIPAKRGLSTRIELRSPDPSCNPYLALAVILKAGLDGIKRRLTPPDPVEGNIYHMPQAERDELGIASLPGSLAEAIQALEQDPLILEALGSHVASRYLEAKKIEWDVYRTQISPWELQEYLAKY; encoded by the coding sequence ATGTCCCCCGACGACATCAAGGCCGCCATCCGTGAGATGAACATCGGCACCATCAGCCTGCAGTTCACCGACATCCTGGGTACCGTCAAGCACGTGGAGATCCCCGCCAGCCAGATCGACAAGGCGCTGGCCGGCGAGCTGATGTTCGACGGCTCGTCCATCGAGGGGTTCGTCCGCATCGAGGAGTCCGACATGTACCTGCGGCCGGATCCGGCCACCTTCGTCATCCTGCCGTGGAAGACCCGCGAGGGTCGCCGCACCGCGCGCCTGATCTGCGACGTCTACAACCCCGACGGCACGCCCTTCGAGGGCGACCCGCGCTACGTCCTCAAGCGCGTGGTGGCCGAGGCCGCGGAGATGGGGTACGTGATGAACGTCGGCCCCGAGCCGGAGTTCTTCCTGTTCGAGCGGCCGTCGGCGGAACAGGGCCGGCCGGTGACCCTGGATCACGCCGGCTACTTCGACCTGGCGCCCGTGGACAAGGGCGAGGAGGTCCGGGCGGAGATCGTCCTGACCCTGCAGGAGATGGGCTTCGAGATCGAGGCTGCCCACCACGAGGTGGCGCCCTCCCAGCACGAGATCGACTTCAAGTACGCCGACGCCGTGACCACCGCCGACAACATCGCCACCTTCCGCAGCGTGGTGCGCACCATCGCGCTGCAGCACGGGCTGCACGCCACCTTCATGCCCAAGCCCCTCTTCGGCGAGAACGGCTCGGGCATGCACCTGCACCAGTCCCTCTTCCGCGGCGACCAGAACGCCTTCTACGACCCCAATACCCCGGACCGGCTGAGCGAAGTGTGCAAGCAGTACATCGCCGGCATCATGGAGCACGCGCGGGCCATCACCGCGGTGACGAACCCGCTGGTCAACTCCTACAAGCGGCTGGTGCCGGGGTATGAGGCGCCGGTATACGTGGCCTGGTCGTACCGCAACCGCAGCCCCATGATCCGCATCCCGGCCAAGCGCGGGCTGAGCACGCGGATCGAGCTGCGCTCGCCCGACCCGTCGTGCAACCCGTACCTGGCCCTGGCGGTGATCCTCAAGGCGGGCCTGGACGGCATCAAGCGGCGCCTGACCCCGCCCGATCCCGTGGAGGGCAACATCTACCACATGCCCCAGGCCGAGCGGGACGAACTGGGCATCGCCAGCCTGCCCGGGTCGCTGGCCGAGGCCATCCAGGCCCTGGAGCAGGATCCGCTGATCCTGGAGGCGCTGGGCAGCCACGTGGCCTCCCGCTACCTGGAGGCGAAGAAGATCGAATGGGACGTCTACCGCACCCAGATCTCCCCGTGGGAGCTCCAGGAGTACCTGGCGAAGTATTGA
- a CDS encoding ANTAR domain-containing response regulator has product MNKPEVIVFGFDPAGPGGRLPGALLDTGWSILVQVGWPSEQWLARRQADLFVMRPAGIERPAERTRTLGRVTGRPVLWMVDPGDPEPEGLWQHLASEDWPVWALLPADAPKWQLVAVCRALMGSAGRLQQARQMVDEAMRKLEDRKIIERAKGILMDRFDLAESEAYKRLRDTAMRQRKPLREIAQSIIEFTALDETGYRRSGRGRR; this is encoded by the coding sequence ATGAACAAGCCGGAAGTGATCGTGTTCGGCTTCGACCCCGCAGGTCCCGGGGGCCGCTTGCCCGGGGCCCTTCTGGATACGGGGTGGTCCATCCTGGTGCAGGTGGGGTGGCCGTCGGAACAGTGGCTTGCCCGCCGGCAAGCTGACCTGTTCGTCATGCGTCCCGCGGGCATCGAGCGCCCCGCCGAGCGCACCCGGACCCTGGGCCGGGTGACGGGCAGGCCCGTGCTGTGGATGGTGGATCCTGGGGACCCGGAGCCCGAGGGATTGTGGCAGCATCTGGCCTCCGAGGATTGGCCGGTCTGGGCGTTGCTCCCCGCCGACGCCCCCAAGTGGCAGCTGGTGGCCGTCTGCCGGGCGCTGATGGGCAGCGCCGGGCGCCTGCAGCAAGCCCGGCAGATGGTGGACGAAGCGATGCGCAAGCTGGAGGACCGGAAGATCATCGAACGGGCCAAGGGCATCCTCATGGACCGGTTCGACCTGGCCGAATCCGAGGCGTACAAGCGGCTGCGCGACACCGCCATGCGCCAGCGCAAGCCCTTGCGCGAGATCGCGCAGAGCATCATCGAGTTCACCGCCCTGGACGAGACCGGCTACCGCCGCTCCGGACGCGGGCGGCGGTAG
- a CDS encoding ammonium transporter: MPEAVSADAVAVALNTAWTLLAAFLVFFMQAGFALVEAGFTRAKNAANIVLKNLMDFAVASLAYWAVGFALMFGADAAGLVGTTGWFSQEAGFGHLGLSLPFLAFLMFQTVFAGTSATIVSGAMAERTKFASYLVFSAVMSVLIYPVVGHWIWGGGWLAQLGMLDFAGSTVVHSVGAWAALAGLILLGPRLGRFGPDGRPHKIRGHSVTLAALGVFILWFGWFGFNPGSTLAATDANIARIAVTTNLGAAAGALAALLAAWLKQGKPDVEAALNGTLGGLVAITAGTAWVSPASSIVIGGVGGLAVLAGTALLERWHVDDAVGAIPVHGAAGVWGTLAVGLFHEEQGLLFGGGSQLLVAQFIGVVAVAVWTFAASYVTFALIKATMGLRVTPQEEEHGLDLGEHDTVAYPEFVAAATTVPGVAPLPATPVMAPAPASARGAGD; the protein is encoded by the coding sequence ATGCCGGAGGCCGTCAGTGCCGACGCGGTGGCGGTTGCCCTCAACACGGCGTGGACGTTGTTGGCCGCCTTTCTGGTCTTTTTCATGCAGGCGGGTTTTGCACTGGTCGAAGCGGGCTTCACGCGCGCCAAGAACGCGGCCAACATCGTCCTGAAGAACCTGATGGACTTCGCCGTCGCCTCGCTGGCTTACTGGGCCGTCGGTTTCGCCCTGATGTTCGGCGCCGACGCCGCCGGGCTGGTCGGGACGACGGGCTGGTTCAGCCAGGAGGCCGGCTTCGGCCACCTCGGCCTGTCGCTGCCGTTCCTGGCGTTCCTCATGTTCCAGACGGTCTTTGCCGGTACTTCGGCCACCATCGTCTCGGGCGCCATGGCCGAACGGACGAAGTTCGCCTCCTACCTGGTCTTCAGCGCGGTCATGTCCGTGCTGATCTACCCGGTGGTCGGGCACTGGATCTGGGGCGGGGGATGGCTCGCCCAACTCGGCATGCTGGACTTCGCGGGCTCGACGGTGGTGCATTCCGTCGGTGCGTGGGCAGCGCTGGCCGGCTTGATCCTGCTGGGTCCCCGGTTGGGGCGCTTCGGCCCTGACGGGCGGCCCCACAAGATTCGCGGTCACAGCGTCACCCTCGCGGCCCTGGGCGTCTTCATCCTCTGGTTCGGCTGGTTCGGCTTCAACCCCGGCAGCACCCTGGCTGCCACCGATGCCAATATCGCCCGCATCGCCGTGACCACCAACCTGGGGGCGGCGGCCGGTGCCCTGGCGGCCTTGCTGGCGGCGTGGCTCAAGCAGGGCAAGCCCGACGTGGAGGCCGCCCTCAATGGCACCCTGGGCGGGTTGGTGGCCATCACCGCCGGAACGGCCTGGGTGAGCCCTGCCAGCTCGATCGTCATCGGCGGCGTGGGCGGCCTCGCCGTCCTCGCAGGAACGGCCCTCCTGGAGCGGTGGCACGTGGACGATGCGGTCGGCGCCATCCCCGTCCATGGTGCCGCCGGCGTCTGGGGCACCCTGGCGGTCGGCCTCTTCCATGAGGAACAGGGCCTGCTCTTCGGTGGCGGCAGCCAGCTGCTGGTCGCCCAGTTCATCGGGGTGGTCGCGGTGGCCGTGTGGACCTTCGCCGCCTCCTACGTCACCTTTGCCCTGATCAAGGCCACCATGGGCCTGCGGGTGACGCCCCAGGAAGAAGAGCACGGCCTCGACCTGGGCGAGCACGACACCGTGGCGTATCCCGAGTTTGTCGCCGCCGCCACGACGGTGCCAGGGGTGGCGCCTCTGCCAGCCACACCCGTGATGGCACCGGCCCCGGCGTCCGCCCGTGGCGCCGGCGACTGA
- the asnB gene encoding asparagine synthase (glutamine-hydrolyzing) yields the protein MCGIAGWIDWERDLTREGAVLKAMTGTLACRGPDDHGYWISRHAAIGHRRLIVIDPAGGAQPMVRERGGTPFVLSYNGELYNTAELRRELESLGYTFRTRSDTEVVLLAYLAWGVRAPERLNGIFAFAVWDEAGQRLFLARDRLGVKPLFYVARGPTFLFGSEPKALLAHPEVEPVVDAEGLVEIFAVGPARTPGHGVFRDVRELLPGHYLVWDRQGLHHGCYWRLESRPHADPPAETVATVRELLADAARRQLVSDVPICTLLSGGLDSSAITAFAARAVAERGQGPLRTYSVDYAGNERFFRPDDFQPEADAPYVALMVRTLGTDHRVVRITTEELVEALPRAVTARDLPGMADIDASLLLFCREIKQGATVALSGECADEVFCGYPWFYRPDALEARTFPWSLKVDARLQVLDPGLRAALRPEEYLADRYQQALAEVPRLDGEEPAAARRREIAYLTLTRWMPVLLDRKDRMSMAVGLEVRVPFCDHRLVEYVWNVPWELKTMGGREKGLLRHALAGVLPEQVLWRKKSPYPKTFNPAYLAAMRAWVQSILDDPASPLRPLVDPAAVRALVRAEGEFDIPWFGQLMRRPQLLAYLAQVDLWLRKYKVRVAV from the coding sequence ATGTGCGGTATCGCGGGCTGGATCGACTGGGAGCGGGATCTCACCCGGGAGGGGGCCGTGCTGAAAGCCATGACCGGCACCCTGGCGTGCCGTGGCCCCGACGACCACGGGTACTGGATCTCCCGCCACGCCGCCATCGGTCACCGGCGCCTGATCGTCATCGACCCGGCCGGCGGCGCGCAGCCCATGGTGCGGGAGCGGGGCGGGACCCCGTTCGTGCTGAGTTACAACGGCGAGCTCTACAACACCGCCGAACTGCGCCGGGAACTGGAGTCCCTGGGCTACACCTTCCGCACCCGCTCGGACACCGAAGTGGTGCTGTTGGCCTACCTGGCCTGGGGGGTGCGGGCGCCCGAGCGGCTCAACGGCATCTTTGCCTTCGCCGTGTGGGACGAAGCCGGCCAGCGGCTCTTCCTGGCCCGGGACCGGCTGGGCGTCAAGCCCCTGTTCTACGTCGCCCGCGGCCCCACCTTCCTGTTCGGCTCGGAGCCCAAGGCCCTGCTGGCCCACCCGGAGGTGGAACCCGTGGTGGACGCCGAGGGGCTGGTGGAGATCTTCGCCGTGGGACCCGCCCGGACGCCGGGGCACGGAGTGTTCCGCGACGTCCGCGAGCTCCTGCCCGGGCACTATCTGGTCTGGGACCGCCAGGGCCTCCACCACGGCTGCTACTGGCGGCTGGAGAGCCGGCCCCACGCGGATCCGCCGGCGGAGACGGTGGCCACGGTGCGGGAGCTGCTGGCCGACGCCGCCCGGCGCCAGCTGGTCTCCGACGTCCCCATCTGCACGCTGCTGTCGGGCGGGCTCGACTCCAGCGCCATCACCGCCTTCGCCGCCCGCGCCGTGGCGGAAAGGGGGCAGGGCCCGCTGCGCACCTACTCGGTGGACTACGCCGGCAACGAGCGGTTCTTCCGGCCGGACGACTTCCAGCCCGAGGCCGACGCGCCCTACGTGGCGCTGATGGTCCGCACCCTGGGCACCGACCACCGGGTGGTGCGCATCACCACCGAAGAACTGGTGGAGGCCCTGCCGCGGGCGGTGACGGCCCGGGACCTGCCGGGCATGGCCGACATCGACGCGTCCCTGCTGCTCTTCTGCCGGGAGATCAAGCAGGGGGCCACCGTGGCCCTGTCGGGGGAGTGCGCCGACGAGGTCTTCTGCGGGTATCCCTGGTTCTACCGCCCGGACGCTCTGGAAGCCCGGACCTTTCCCTGGTCCCTGAAGGTGGACGCCCGGCTGCAGGTGCTGGACCCCGGGCTGCGGGCGGCCCTCCGGCCCGAGGAGTACCTGGCCGACCGGTACCAGCAGGCCCTGGCGGAGGTGCCGCGCCTGGACGGGGAAGAACCGGCTGCCGCCCGCCGGCGGGAGATCGCCTACCTGACCCTGACCCGCTGGATGCCCGTGCTGCTGGACCGCAAGGACCGCATGAGCATGGCCGTGGGGCTGGAGGTGCGCGTCCCCTTCTGCGACCACCGGCTGGTGGAGTACGTGTGGAACGTGCCCTGGGAGCTGAAGACCATGGGCGGGCGGGAGAAAGGGCTGCTGCGCCACGCGCTGGCGGGCGTCCTGCCGGAGCAGGTCCTGTGGCGGAAGAAGAGCCCGTACCCCAAGACCTTCAACCCCGCCTACCTGGCCGCCATGCGGGCCTGGGTGCAGTCCATCCTGGACGACCCGGCCTCCCCGCTGCGGCCCCTGGTCGACCCGGCGGCGGTGCGGGCGCTGGTGCGGGCGGAGGGGGAGTTCGACATCCCCTGGTTCGGCCAGCTCATGCGCCGGCCGCAGCTTTTGGCCTACCTGGCCCAGGTGGACCTGTGGCTGCGCAAGTACAAGGTGCGGGTGGCGGTGTGA
- a CDS encoding YceI family protein: MADTTTATRWTIDASHSTVEFAVRHMMISTVKGHFGKIEGFLEAPDIQDLSQGATLEARIDASTVDTREPQRDEHLRSAEFFDVANHPTIEFRSRRIEKTGDNRYKVTGDLTIRGVTKEVTWDLTYEGGGKDPWGQERAAFHAETKVNRKDFGLQWNMLLESGGVLVGDEVRVSVDVQLIKQAQNQG; encoded by the coding sequence GTGGCCGACACCACCACGGCAACGCGGTGGACCATCGACGCGTCCCACAGCACCGTGGAGTTTGCCGTCCGGCACATGATGATCTCCACGGTCAAGGGGCACTTCGGCAAGATCGAGGGCTTCCTGGAGGCGCCGGACATCCAGGACCTGAGCCAGGGTGCCACCCTGGAGGCCCGCATCGACGCCTCCACCGTGGACACCCGGGAGCCCCAGCGCGACGAGCACCTGCGCTCGGCGGAGTTCTTCGACGTGGCCAACCACCCCACCATCGAGTTCCGCAGCCGCCGCATCGAAAAGACCGGCGACAACCGCTACAAGGTCACCGGCGACCTGACCATCCGCGGGGTCACCAAGGAGGTCACCTGGGACCTGACCTACGAGGGCGGCGGCAAGGACCCGTGGGGCCAGGAGCGGGCCGCCTTTCACGCCGAGACCAAGGTGAACCGCAAGGACTTCGGCCTGCAGTGGAACATGCTGCTGGAGTCCGGCGGCGTCCTGGTGGGCGACGAGGTCCGCGTGAGCGTGGACGTCCAGCTGATCAAGCAGGCCCAGAACCAGGGCTGA
- a CDS encoding winged helix-turn-helix transcriptional regulator produces MKVCPRYEQAVQILGKKWTGLILRVLMTGKKRFCDFKASLPEMSDRMLSERLKELEEAGILVRHVRDTRPVLIEYELTEKGRALEPVVAAIQAWADRWCDGVASHAPDGDAGGRPAGPGGPSDDDAGHPWAGTGRPSDEAPAETAR; encoded by the coding sequence GTGAAAGTGTGCCCGCGGTACGAGCAGGCCGTGCAGATCCTGGGGAAAAAGTGGACGGGCCTGATCCTCCGGGTGCTCATGACGGGCAAGAAGCGGTTCTGCGACTTCAAGGCCAGCCTTCCCGAGATGAGCGACCGCATGCTCTCCGAGCGCCTCAAGGAGCTGGAAGAAGCCGGCATTCTCGTCCGCCACGTGCGCGACACCCGTCCGGTGCTGATCGAGTATGAGCTGACCGAAAAGGGACGCGCCCTGGAGCCGGTGGTGGCCGCCATCCAGGCCTGGGCCGACCGGTGGTGCGACGGGGTCGCGAGCCATGCGCCGGACGGGGACGCCGGCGGCCGCCCTGCGGGCCCCGGCGGCCCTTCCGACGACGACGCCGGCCATCCCTGGGCCGGTACGGGAAGGCCCTCGGACGAAGCCCCGGCGGAAACGGCACGGTGA
- a CDS encoding carboxylesterase/lipase family protein, with protein sequence MATARELHDVIVETRYGAVRGRSDGTVCVWKGVPFARPPVGPLRFRPPEPPEPWSGVRDATRFGPASVQPEDRLISNLTGGATLPQDEDCLYLNIWSPSPDGRRPVMVWIHGGAYLTGAGSIPWYDGTALAREGDVVVVTLNYRLGALGFLYLEDAFGPEFTGSGNLGILDQIAALRWVRENIAAFGGDPDRVTIFGESAGAGSVGVLLAAPAARGLFHRAILQSGSGALGVRTAASAARVAARVLQHAGVEPGDREALRSLPARAWANAVAALGPGLPLGPVVDGTVLPEHPMAALARGAARDVAVLVGVNKDEYNLFALQDPAWLGDDEAALRQRVEAVVGPAAGRLIEFYRSRGEGSLGRRLLPLMSYAVFVRGMLATADAQARVGAPVWAYRFDFETPVLGGVLGACHALEIPFVFNTLDRAGADRFTGTAPERYAVAQAMHRAWIAFAREGNPQHDGLPEWPRYDLEERAVMVFAVEPRVERDPWRAEREVWAAAGVGA encoded by the coding sequence GTGGCCACCGCCCGCGAGCTGCACGACGTGATCGTGGAAACCCGGTACGGCGCCGTCCGCGGCCGCAGCGACGGCACCGTCTGCGTGTGGAAGGGGGTGCCCTTCGCCCGCCCGCCGGTGGGCCCGCTGCGCTTCCGCCCGCCCGAACCGCCCGAGCCCTGGAGCGGCGTCCGCGACGCCACCCGCTTCGGTCCCGCCTCCGTCCAGCCCGAGGACCGGCTGATCAGCAACCTCACCGGCGGCGCCACCCTGCCCCAGGACGAAGACTGTCTCTACCTAAACATCTGGTCGCCGTCGCCCGACGGCCGCCGGCCCGTCATGGTGTGGATCCACGGCGGCGCCTACCTGACGGGGGCCGGGTCCATCCCCTGGTACGACGGCACCGCCTTGGCCCGGGAAGGGGACGTGGTGGTCGTCACCCTTAACTACCGCCTGGGGGCCCTGGGCTTTTTGTACCTCGAAGACGCCTTCGGTCCCGAGTTCACCGGGTCGGGCAACCTGGGCATCCTCGACCAGATCGCCGCCCTGCGCTGGGTGCGGGAGAACATCGCCGCCTTCGGCGGGGACCCGGACCGGGTCACCATCTTCGGCGAGTCTGCCGGCGCCGGCAGCGTGGGGGTGCTGCTGGCCGCGCCCGCCGCCCGCGGCCTGTTCCACCGGGCCATCCTGCAAAGCGGGTCGGGCGCCCTGGGGGTCCGCACCGCCGCCTCCGCCGCCCGGGTGGCGGCCCGGGTCCTGCAACACGCGGGGGTCGAACCCGGCGACCGGGAGGCCCTGCGGTCGCTGCCGGCCCGGGCCTGGGCGAACGCCGTGGCGGCCCTGGGGCCGGGCCTGCCCCTGGGCCCGGTGGTGGACGGCACCGTGCTGCCCGAGCACCCCATGGCCGCCCTGGCCCGCGGCGCCGCCCGGGACGTGGCCGTCCTCGTCGGGGTCAACAAGGACGAGTACAATTTGTTCGCCCTGCAGGATCCGGCCTGGCTGGGCGACGACGAGGCGGCGCTGCGCCAGCGGGTGGAGGCGGTGGTGGGGCCGGCGGCCGGGCGCCTGATCGAGTTCTACCGGAGCCGGGGCGAGGGGTCCCTGGGAAGGCGCCTCCTGCCCCTCATGAGCTACGCCGTGTTCGTCCGCGGGATGCTGGCCACCGCCGACGCCCAGGCGCGGGTGGGCGCGCCGGTGTGGGCGTACCGGTTTGACTTCGAAACGCCGGTGCTGGGCGGCGTCCTGGGGGCCTGCCACGCCCTGGAGATCCCCTTCGTGTTCAACACCCTGGACCGGGCCGGCGCCGACCGGTTCACCGGCACGGCGCCCGAGCGGTACGCCGTCGCCCAGGCGATGCACCGGGCCTGGATCGCCTTCGCCCGGGAGGGCAACCCGCAGCACGACGGGCTGCCGGAATGGCCGCGATACGACCTGGAGGAACGGGCCGTGATGGTCTTCGCCGTGGAACCGCGGGTGGAACGGGACCCCTGGCGGGCCGAGCGGGAGGTCTGGGCCGCGGCGGGGGTGGGGGCCTGA